In a genomic window of Geitlerinema sp. PCC 9228:
- a CDS encoding sodium-dependent transporter, with translation MMQNRAHWTNRLAFVLAASGSAIGLGNLWKFPYIAGTNGGGAFVLVYLACIAIIGFPVLIGELFVGQQSQKNVVQSFEVLHRHRTPWRIAGWMGLVSAFLILSFYSVVGGWILDFEVRALLNQFATRSGEEIKSYLDTLFASPFRVLFWHFAFMVLTTGIVANGVKKGIERWTKILMPILSLILLGLLIYSFFLSGFNQALGFLFSWDTSQLTVDGVLEAMGHAFFTLSLGMGAMLTYGSYLDKNESLPRTALTVAVMDTVIALVSGLVIFSIVFSHGVDPQAGPELMFKTLPVLFAQIPGGTFIAIAFFLLVAFAALTSAVSLLEVVVAYWEETHNKNRTYTAIICGMAIAILGVFSALSFNVLSNVKVGGLTIFDLLDTITSQALLPLGGTLIALFFGWVLGKRAIEMVMKTGSEKTFSAVILWCNRAIAPLAILGAIGYKLITS, from the coding sequence ATGATGCAAAATAGAGCGCATTGGACCAACCGCCTGGCTTTTGTGTTGGCGGCGAGCGGTTCTGCTATTGGATTGGGAAATTTATGGAAGTTCCCCTACATTGCGGGAACCAACGGTGGTGGTGCTTTTGTATTGGTATATTTGGCATGCATCGCCATCATTGGATTTCCAGTTTTGATCGGGGAACTGTTTGTGGGTCAACAATCCCAAAAAAATGTCGTGCAATCCTTTGAAGTTCTACACCGCCACCGCACTCCCTGGCGCATTGCTGGCTGGATGGGGCTGGTCAGTGCCTTTTTAATTTTATCCTTTTACAGCGTCGTGGGGGGATGGATTTTAGATTTTGAAGTGCGGGCGCTACTCAATCAATTTGCCACCCGTTCCGGCGAAGAAATTAAAAGCTATTTGGATACGCTGTTTGCCAGCCCTTTTCGAGTGCTTTTTTGGCATTTTGCGTTTATGGTGCTGACCACGGGGATTGTTGCCAATGGCGTGAAAAAAGGCATCGAACGCTGGACCAAAATTTTAATGCCTATTCTCTCGCTGATTTTGCTGGGATTGCTGATTTATAGCTTCTTTCTAAGCGGGTTTAACCAAGCGTTGGGATTTTTATTTTCTTGGGATACCAGCCAACTAACCGTCGATGGCGTTTTGGAAGCCATGGGTCATGCTTTCTTTACCCTCAGTTTGGGAATGGGTGCCATGTTGACCTACGGTAGCTACCTCGATAAGAATGAAAGTTTGCCGCGAACGGCTTTGACTGTGGCGGTGATGGATACGGTCATCGCCTTGGTGAGTGGCTTGGTTATATTTTCCATTGTCTTTTCCCATGGTGTGGATCCACAAGCGGGTCCGGAGTTAATGTTTAAAACTCTGCCGGTGTTGTTTGCCCAAATTCCGGGGGGAACGTTCATTGCGATCGCATTCTTTTTGCTGGTAGCTTTTGCAGCATTAACTTCGGCAGTCTCGCTGTTGGAAGTGGTGGTGGCGTATTGGGAAGAAACCCACAACAAAAACCGCACCTATACAGCCATTATTTGCGGCATGGCGATCGCGATTTTGGGAGTTTTTAGTGCCCTTTCATTCAACGTACTGTCAAATGTCAAAGTCGGTGGGTTGACCATTTTCGATTTGTTGGACACGATTACTTCCCAAGCTTTGTTACCTTTGGGAGGCACCTTGATTGCCCTATTCTTTGGCTGGGTTTTGGGCAAGCGTGCCATTGAAATGGTTATGAAAACCGGCAGCGAGAAAACTTTCTCCGCAGTTATTTTGTGGTGCAACCGCGCGATCGCCCCTTTAGCGATTTTAGGAGCAATCGGATACAAATTGATAACTTCTTAA
- a CDS encoding succinate--CoA ligase subunit beta — protein MELLEYQAKELFRQVDIPVLPSQIVKHPGDIKQLQIPYPIVLKSQVRSGGRGKAGGIKFANNTIDAAAAAQTIFRLPIRQEYPSVLLAEAKYNARAEFYLCIVVDRGSCRPLLLGSAQGGVDVEESGVCMQQVLVEDTFSPFYARRLALQMGLTGEMMLAVSNIVEKMYVLFEQKDLDLVEINPLGISADGGEVMALDGKVTVNDHALPRHPDLLDMVASIPDRTGIIRAVTNNSTANALQSIRLEQIEAGNIGVLCCGAGLCMSTLDLLYQAQGKPASILDLEDLYIQSLAAEEIAYRVTKALEALAGDRTIEVLFVNLLATVVGCDVLAQGILNYVNQVGNAPTFPKLVVRLAGRNYQRAQEILAQGNIEIWENLDRAVATAVDLSREREKVTQGQQ, from the coding sequence ATGGAACTTTTAGAATACCAAGCCAAAGAACTGTTCCGCCAAGTGGATATCCCCGTTCTACCGTCGCAGATTGTCAAACACCCAGGCGATATCAAGCAGTTGCAAATCCCCTATCCTATAGTGCTGAAATCGCAGGTGCGTTCGGGAGGTCGCGGCAAAGCGGGTGGCATTAAATTCGCCAACAATACCATCGATGCAGCGGCGGCAGCCCAAACCATTTTCCGCTTACCCATCCGCCAGGAATATCCTTCCGTGTTGTTGGCAGAAGCCAAATACAATGCCAGGGCAGAATTTTACCTATGCATAGTGGTAGACCGCGGTTCCTGCCGACCTTTGCTGTTGGGGTCGGCACAGGGTGGCGTGGATGTGGAGGAATCCGGCGTTTGCATGCAGCAAGTGTTGGTGGAAGATACGTTTTCCCCGTTTTATGCCAGACGATTGGCTCTGCAAATGGGATTGACCGGGGAAATGATGCTGGCGGTCAGCAATATTGTGGAAAAAATGTACGTGCTGTTCGAGCAGAAGGATTTGGATCTGGTGGAAATTAATCCCTTGGGCATTAGTGCCGACGGTGGCGAGGTGATGGCTCTTGATGGCAAGGTAACGGTTAACGACCATGCGTTGCCCCGACATCCAGATTTATTGGATATGGTGGCCAGCATCCCCGATCGCACGGGTATTATCCGCGCGGTTACCAACAATTCTACGGCAAATGCTTTGCAGTCTATTCGCTTGGAACAAATCGAAGCTGGCAATATTGGGGTTTTGTGCTGCGGTGCGGGGTTGTGTATGAGTACGTTGGATTTACTTTACCAAGCTCAGGGGAAACCGGCAAGCATTCTGGATTTGGAAGATTTGTACATTCAATCTTTGGCAGCGGAAGAGATTGCTTATCGGGTTACCAAGGCTTTAGAGGCGCTCGCGGGCGATCGCACTATTGAGGTATTATTTGTTAACTTGCTGGCAACGGTGGTTGGTTGCGATGTGCTGGCACAGGGGATTTTGAACTATGTCAACCAGGTAGGGAACGCTCCAACATTTCCTAAGTTGGTGGTGCGTTTGGCAGGGAGAAACTACCAACGAGCCCAGGAAATTTTAGCCCAAGGAAATATAGAAATTTGGGAAAATTTGGATCGAGCTGTCGCCACCGCTGTCGATCTTTCTAGGGAACGCGAAAAAGTCACACAAGGCCAACAATAA
- a CDS encoding NUDIX hydrolase: MKPDPPQVAIAILQQEDRFLLQLRDDIPEIVYPGYWAMFGGHLEAAETPERALVREIAEEIGYTVPASYRFRSYSSASVIRHVFVVPLQVGLEALQLQEGWDMALWLPTEIRRAEKYSQAAGGIRYLAPPHQKILLDFLDYQ; encoded by the coding sequence ATGAAGCCAGATCCACCTCAAGTCGCGATCGCAATTTTGCAACAGGAAGACCGATTTTTGCTGCAACTGCGAGATGATATTCCGGAAATTGTCTATCCCGGCTACTGGGCTATGTTTGGAGGGCATTTGGAAGCCGCGGAAACCCCCGAACGTGCTTTAGTACGCGAAATTGCAGAAGAAATTGGCTATACGGTGCCTGCAAGCTATCGATTTCGCAGTTATTCCTCGGCGTCGGTCATTCGTCACGTGTTTGTCGTGCCGTTGCAGGTGGGTTTGGAAGCTTTACAGTTGCAGGAAGGGTGGGATATGGCTTTGTGGTTGCCCACAGAAATTCGCCGCGCAGAGAAATATTCCCAAGCTGCTGGGGGGATTCGCTACTTGGCACCGCCCCATCAAAAAATTTTGCTGGATTTTCTGGATTATCAGTGA
- a CDS encoding TrkH family potassium uptake protein translates to MNVSRTVGLGFLTVIGIGTILLAMPFASQTGDWTHPVDALFTATSATCVTGLVVVDTGDYFSFWGQLVILILIQVGGLGYMTATTFLLLLLGRQFRLRDKVAIQKTLDTPGLAGLRKLILSIIGVTLFFEAMGVAVLLPVFRQDFPSQQSWWLAIFHSISAFNNAGFSTFADSLMGYARSLPLNAITSILIVFGGLGYQVIMEIFLWLWATCQRFWKQGIVGENTERFLFSLHFKIVTRMTLYLLATGSVLFLITEWNNPATLGSWSFPEKLMGAWFQSVTTRTAGFNTIDISQLSETAILIAIVFMFLGASPGGTGGGIKTTTLRVLFSATRSVLRGRNYVLCHQRKIPQEIILKSVGVLVCSLVVAIAATFLLSISDRTLELTNILFEVVSAFGTVGLSLGITSSLSVFGKLVITATMFVGRVGVLLLISAIVEPAKRSLLQYPEENLLVG, encoded by the coding sequence ATGAACGTATCGAGAACAGTTGGCTTGGGGTTTCTTACGGTTATTGGCATCGGTACCATTTTGCTGGCGATGCCTTTTGCGAGTCAAACGGGGGATTGGACCCATCCGGTGGATGCTTTGTTTACGGCGACTTCAGCAACTTGCGTAACGGGATTGGTGGTGGTGGATACGGGAGATTATTTCTCGTTTTGGGGGCAATTGGTGATTTTGATTTTAATTCAGGTGGGGGGGTTGGGATATATGACGGCGACCACGTTTTTGTTGTTGCTGTTGGGTCGTCAGTTTCGGCTGCGGGATAAGGTTGCCATTCAGAAAACGTTGGATACGCCGGGGTTGGCGGGGTTGCGGAAGCTGATTTTATCGATTATTGGCGTGACTCTGTTTTTTGAAGCGATGGGGGTGGCCGTGTTGCTGCCAGTTTTTCGTCAGGATTTTCCGTCGCAGCAAAGCTGGTGGTTGGCGATTTTTCACAGTATTAGTGCGTTTAACAATGCGGGGTTTAGTACGTTTGCCGATAGTTTGATGGGGTATGCGCGATCGCTGCCTTTGAATGCGATTACCTCAATTTTGATTGTGTTTGGTGGGTTGGGGTATCAAGTGATAATGGAGATTTTTTTATGGTTGTGGGCTACGTGCCAACGCTTTTGGAAACAAGGAATTGTCGGGGAAAATACGGAACGATTTTTGTTTTCTCTGCATTTTAAAATTGTTACCAGAATGACGCTGTATTTGTTGGCGACGGGAAGCGTGTTATTTTTAATTACAGAATGGAACAATCCCGCTACTTTGGGGAGCTGGTCGTTTCCCGAAAAACTGATGGGCGCTTGGTTTCAATCGGTAACCACCAGAACCGCTGGTTTTAATACCATTGATATTTCTCAATTGAGCGAGACGGCGATTTTGATAGCCATTGTGTTTATGTTTTTGGGGGCAAGCCCGGGGGGAACGGGGGGTGGTATCAAAACCACGACCCTACGGGTTTTGTTTAGTGCGACGCGGTCGGTTTTGCGGGGGCGCAACTACGTTCTTTGCCACCAACGGAAAATTCCCCAGGAGATTATTTTAAAGAGTGTGGGCGTGTTGGTTTGTTCTTTGGTCGTAGCGATCGCAGCTACCTTTTTGCTCAGCATCAGCGATCGCACGTTAGAACTGACCAATATATTATTTGAAGTGGTTTCTGCTTTCGGCACTGTGGGACTTTCCTTGGGGATTACCTCGTCTTTATCCGTTTTTGGTAAACTTGTGATTACTGCAACGATGTTTGTCGGGCGGGTGGGCGTTTTGCTTTTGATTTCAGCGATTGTCGAACCCGCCAAGCGTAGTTTGCTACAGTATCCAGAGGAAAATTTATTGGTAGGATAA
- a CDS encoding TenA family protein, which yields MTLSQQLWQDNNDLIQACLNHPFVQGIGKGDLPKACFAFYVAQDAFFLKSFARAYCLAGVRSPDWEGFETFHQLAGGVLAELQLHQNYAQQWEIDLQTVTPAPATRRYTDFLQATAWSSSAGVTAAAMAPCMKLYNYLGQQLAAHGVPQHDYRDWIETYSCEEFTPLVARLEQLVDRYGCSADATEAVGSAYRYAMLCERDFFQAAWEVQFSSEKGEEGKI from the coding sequence ATGACTTTATCCCAACAACTCTGGCAAGACAACAACGACCTTATTCAAGCATGTTTGAATCATCCTTTCGTGCAAGGAATTGGCAAAGGAGACTTACCCAAAGCCTGTTTTGCCTTTTATGTCGCCCAAGATGCCTTTTTTCTCAAATCCTTTGCCAGAGCCTACTGTTTGGCAGGGGTGCGTTCTCCGGATTGGGAAGGTTTTGAAACCTTTCACCAACTAGCCGGCGGCGTATTGGCAGAGTTGCAATTGCATCAAAACTATGCCCAACAGTGGGAAATTGACCTGCAAACGGTCACTCCAGCCCCAGCCACCCGACGCTATACAGATTTTTTGCAAGCCACTGCTTGGAGTAGCAGTGCCGGCGTCACAGCAGCGGCGATGGCACCCTGTATGAAGTTGTACAATTACCTGGGGCAGCAATTGGCAGCCCATGGTGTTCCCCAACACGACTACCGCGACTGGATCGAAACCTACAGTTGTGAGGAATTTACGCCTTTGGTCGCTCGATTGGAACAGTTGGTCGATCGCTACGGTTGTTCTGCGGATGCTACGGAGGCGGTAGGTTCGGCGTATCGCTATGCCATGCTCTGCGAACGTGACTTTTTCCAGGCGGCGTGGGAGGTGCAATTTTCGTCGGAAAAAGGGGAAGAGGGCAAGATATAA
- a CDS encoding homogentisate phytyltransferase, whose translation MSLSSVKTTPWWLSFWKFSRPHTIIGTSLSVVALYVICAGASGEGVLVYGWRHFPVLLGAWLACLCGNIYIVGLNQLQDVEIDRVNKPHLPLAAAEFSLAQGRWIVAIAGILAIATAAWQGVWLLATVGISLMVGTAYSLPPVRLKRFPFWASVCIFSVRGVIVNLGLFLHFHQGFPVLPPVWLLTFFILVYTFAIAIFKDIPDTEGDRQYHIATYSLRLGAERVFELARWAIGFCYLSVIVAGGFFLPGVNPWVAAVSHAAVWAFFWWRSSQVDLADKAAVTRFYQFIWKLFYVEYILFPVVSLPVFAVA comes from the coding sequence ATGAGCCTATCTTCTGTCAAAACAACTCCCTGGTGGTTGTCTTTTTGGAAGTTTTCCCGACCGCACACGATTATTGGTACCAGTTTGAGTGTGGTGGCTTTGTATGTCATTTGTGCTGGTGCCAGCGGTGAAGGTGTCTTGGTATATGGCTGGCGGCATTTCCCGGTTTTGTTGGGGGCGTGGCTAGCTTGTTTGTGCGGTAATATCTATATTGTGGGATTGAACCAACTGCAAGATGTGGAAATTGACCGGGTGAACAAACCCCATTTGCCTTTGGCGGCGGCGGAGTTTTCTCTTGCCCAGGGGCGATGGATTGTTGCGATCGCAGGAATTTTGGCGATCGCGACCGCGGCTTGGCAGGGCGTTTGGTTGCTGGCAACGGTGGGAATTAGTTTGATGGTTGGTACGGCTTATTCCCTACCGCCGGTGCGACTGAAGCGATTTCCATTTTGGGCGTCTGTTTGTATTTTTAGCGTGCGCGGCGTTATTGTCAATTTGGGGTTGTTTCTGCACTTTCACCAGGGATTTCCGGTGTTACCGCCGGTATGGTTGCTGACGTTTTTTATTTTGGTGTATACGTTTGCCATTGCTATTTTTAAAGATATTCCCGACACTGAAGGCGATCGCCAATACCATATTGCCACCTATAGTCTGCGTTTGGGGGCGGAAAGGGTCTTTGAACTGGCACGTTGGGCGATCGGTTTTTGCTATTTGAGCGTTATTGTGGCTGGCGGGTTCTTTTTGCCTGGTGTTAATCCCTGGGTGGCGGCGGTTTCCCACGCGGCGGTGTGGGCGTTTTTTTGGTGGCGTAGCAGCCAGGTGGATTTGGCTGACAAAGCGGCTGTGACTCGGTTTTACCAGTTTATTTGGAAGCTGTTTTATGTGGAATATATTTTATTTCCGGTGGTGAGTTTGCCGGTGTTTGCCGTTGCCTAA
- a CDS encoding DUF561 domain-containing protein → MTWQPIQETIFAQGNALKIISGLTNFDRERVARTVKAAEAGGATFVDIAADPELVKLAKERTHLPVCVSAVEAEKFPPAVAAGADLIEIGNFDPFYDRGIRFEAEDVLRLTHETRKLLPEIPLSVTVPHILELDRQVELAETLVAAGANVIQTEGGTSSQPTHSGVMGLVEKATPTLAATHAISHAVSVPVLCASGISSVTAPMAIAAGAAGVGVGSAVNRLDNEVAAIAQVRSLVDALATVRRVAPAGVKQ, encoded by the coding sequence ATGACCTGGCAACCTATCCAAGAAACCATCTTTGCCCAAGGAAATGCTCTAAAAATCATTAGCGGCTTGACCAACTTCGACCGAGAACGAGTCGCCAGAACGGTCAAAGCTGCCGAAGCCGGCGGTGCCACTTTTGTGGATATTGCCGCTGACCCAGAACTGGTCAAGCTAGCCAAAGAGCGAACCCACCTACCGGTATGCGTATCGGCTGTAGAAGCCGAAAAGTTTCCCCCAGCCGTAGCTGCCGGTGCCGATCTCATTGAAATTGGGAATTTCGATCCTTTCTACGACCGCGGCATTCGGTTTGAAGCGGAAGATGTATTGCGTCTGACCCACGAAACCCGCAAACTGCTGCCGGAAATTCCCCTTTCTGTAACTGTTCCCCACATTTTGGAACTCGACCGTCAAGTGGAACTGGCAGAAACTCTGGTAGCCGCTGGTGCCAATGTTATTCAAACAGAAGGTGGTACCAGCAGCCAACCCACCCACTCCGGCGTTATGGGATTGGTAGAAAAAGCCACGCCTACCCTAGCAGCCACCCACGCCATTTCCCATGCGGTTTCGGTCCCCGTGCTGTGTGCTTCCGGCATTTCTAGCGTCACTGCTCCTATGGCTATTGCGGCTGGGGCAGCTGGGGTTGGGGTCGGTTCTGCTGTCAATCGCCTCGATAACGAAGTTGCCGCGATCGCGCAAGTACGGAGTTTGGTAGATGCTTTGGCTACCGTGCGTCGCGTTGCGCCTGCTGGTGTGAAGCAGTAG
- a CDS encoding methyltransferase domain-containing protein, translating to MTDTTLNQQIQQFYDASSRLWENVWGEHMHHGYYGTRGEIRKPRRQAQIDLIDALLQWSQVQSPQNILDVGCGIGGSTLDLSARYNAKATGITLSPVQANRAIERSQMAGLSEQCQFQVVDAMSMPFADDTFDLVWSLESGEHMSDKAQFLRECHRVCSPGGTILLATWCHRPTDAYSGELTPSEKRHLEAIYRVYHLPGVISLPEYKAIAEEIGCKNIRTADWSAAVAPFWDVVVASALDPAVLWALLWAGEETWQAAGALPLMQKGYDRGLIRFGLLYAEK from the coding sequence ATGACCGATACCACCCTCAACCAGCAAATTCAACAGTTTTACGATGCTTCTAGCCGTTTGTGGGAAAATGTGTGGGGAGAACATATGCACCACGGCTACTACGGAACCCGCGGCGAAATCCGCAAACCCCGGCGGCAGGCACAAATCGATCTCATCGATGCCCTTTTGCAGTGGTCGCAGGTACAATCTCCCCAGAATATTTTAGATGTGGGATGTGGCATTGGGGGCAGTACCCTGGATTTGTCTGCTCGCTACAACGCCAAGGCAACGGGAATTACTCTGTCTCCAGTGCAGGCAAATCGTGCCATAGAGCGATCGCAAATGGCGGGATTGAGCGAGCAGTGCCAATTTCAAGTGGTGGATGCCATGTCAATGCCGTTTGCTGACGATACCTTCGATCTGGTTTGGTCGTTGGAAAGCGGCGAACACATGAGCGACAAAGCCCAGTTTTTGCGGGAATGCCACCGGGTTTGTTCTCCTGGAGGTACCATTTTACTGGCGACCTGGTGCCATCGACCCACAGATGCCTATAGCGGCGAACTCACCCCTTCAGAAAAACGGCATTTGGAAGCAATTTATCGGGTTTATCATCTGCCGGGGGTGATTTCCCTACCGGAATACAAAGCCATTGCCGAGGAAATTGGCTGCAAAAATATTCGCACGGCGGATTGGTCGGCGGCGGTGGCACCGTTTTGGGATGTGGTGGTGGCATCGGCGTTGGATCCGGCGGTTTTGTGGGCGTTGTTGTGGGCAGGCGAGGAAACTTGGCAGGCGGCTGGGGCACTGCCGTTGATGCAGAAGGGATACGATCGCGGTTTGATTCGTTTTGGTTTGCTTTATGCTGAAAAATAA
- a CDS encoding TrkA family potassium uptake protein: protein MNLSSLSLFRNIRSQSQQFALIGLGRFGWAVCSTLHNLGYEVLAADSDRKKVDRALASAIASHVVQLDATDTSALKEAGVLEFQTAIVAIGRYIEESIITTLNLKEAKVPFVVAKASSDIHVKLLQRVGADRVVFPEREMGCELARALSKPRILERFDLDPDHSIVEVHVPKKFDGKTIAELELRNRYGLNVVAVNQEEGENKFEINPPAEKQLRKGMNIVVIGANKDIERLSKVT from the coding sequence GTGAACCTATCTTCTTTAAGCTTATTTCGCAATATTCGATCGCAGAGCCAGCAATTTGCTTTAATTGGACTGGGGCGTTTTGGCTGGGCGGTGTGTTCTACCCTACACAACCTGGGATACGAAGTGCTAGCCGCCGATAGCGATCGCAAAAAGGTCGATCGGGCTTTAGCCAGCGCGATCGCCTCCCATGTGGTACAGTTAGACGCTACCGATACCTCTGCCCTCAAAGAAGCAGGGGTATTGGAATTTCAAACCGCTATCGTTGCCATTGGCAGATATATTGAAGAAAGCATTATCACCACTTTAAACCTCAAAGAAGCCAAAGTGCCCTTTGTGGTGGCGAAAGCTTCTTCCGATATTCACGTGAAGCTACTGCAAAGAGTAGGTGCCGATCGGGTAGTCTTTCCAGAGCGGGAAATGGGATGCGAACTGGCAAGAGCCCTCAGCAAACCGCGTATCCTGGAACGGTTTGACCTCGACCCCGACCACAGTATTGTGGAAGTACACGTACCTAAAAAATTTGATGGCAAAACCATTGCCGAGTTGGAACTGCGCAATCGCTACGGTTTGAACGTGGTTGCGGTCAATCAGGAGGAGGGAGAAAATAAATTTGAAATCAATCCACCTGCCGAAAAACAGCTACGAAAAGGCATGAACATTGTCGTCATTGGTGCCAATAAAGATATCGAGCGACTGTCAAAAGTAACATAA